The Nicotiana tabacum cultivar K326 chromosome 14, ASM71507v2, whole genome shotgun sequence genome contains a region encoding:
- the LOC142169195 gene encoding uncharacterized protein LOC142169195, which yields MAIEYVIHGTNYANATGTLNPINATTGGSVFPTIDNNHPLYLQPTDTPGSSLISLQLVRSKNYTLWSSAMQIGLLGKSNLGIVDGRYPKSGFTPELQDLLEKVNVVVLSWIMNVVRPSLLNSVLYASSEHKVLEDLRERFDKVNGSRVQFLHKKIHYFS from the coding sequence ATGGCAATTGAATATGTAATTCATGGCACTAATTATGCAAATGCTACTGGAACTTTAAATCCAATAAATGCTACAACTGGAGGAAGTGTCTTCCCTACAATCGATAATAATCACCCCTTGTACTTGCAGCCAACTGACACACCGGGTAGTTCTCTGATCTCTCTTCAACTTGTTAGATCTAAAAACTATACATTGTGGAGTAGTGCTATGCAAATTGGTCTACTAGGGAAAAGCAATCTAGGGATTGTAGATGGTCGATATCCTAAATCTGGATTTACACCTGAACTACAGGATCTGTTGGAAAAGGTGAATGTTGTTGTCCTTTCATGGATTATGAATGTTGTTAGACCTAGTTTACTAAATAGTGTGTTGTATGCATCGAGTGAGCATAAGGTTTTGGAGGATTTGAGAGAGAGGTTTGATAAGGTGAATGGCTCGAGAGTGCAGTTTCTTCACAAGAAAATTCACTACTTTAGCTAA
- the LOC142169196 gene encoding uncharacterized protein LOC142169196, whose product MEFAARETTKEKKITVERKQKCSVLMLDSFSYKLNDQRVLPWLKSADWKAAKTYRERGQIYEGKVEGFNGGGLLIRFYSLVGFLPFPQMSPYYSCKEPQKTIQEIARDLTGSVLSVKVIQADEDKRRLIFSEKDASWSKFSNQINVGDIFQARVGSVEDYGAFVHLRFPDGSYHLTGLVHVSEVSWDLVHDVRDILTEGDDVRVKIINIDRDKSRITLSIKQLEEDPLLETLDKVIHKEASVDTNSLDSDGNFVIEPLPGLETIIEELMQEDGIYDVTITRQGFEKRVVSQDLQLWLSNAPASGDQFTLLARAGRQVQEIQLTTSLDQEGIKRALQRVLERVP is encoded by the exons ATGGAGTTTGCAGCTAGAGAGACGACGAAGGAGAAGAAGATCACAGTTGAGAGAAAGCAGAAATGCTCT gTATTGATGTTGGATTCTTTTTCCTATAAGCTTAATGATCAGCGAGTGCTTCCATGGTTG AAGTCTGCTGATTGGAAAGCAGCAAAGACATACCGTGAGAGGGGACAGATATACGAGGGCAAGGTTGAAGGCTTCAATGGTGGTGGTTTGCTAATTCGATTCTATTCTCTTGTGGGTTTTCTACCCTTTCCGCAGATGAGCCCTTATTACTCTTGTAAAG AACCACAAAAGACCATTCAAGAGATCGCAAGAGACTTGACCGGTTCTGTCCTCTCCGTGAAG GTAATCCAAGCTGATGAGGACAAAAGAAGGTTGATTTTCTCTGAAAAGGATGCTAGCTGGTCGAAGTTTTCTAATCAAATTAATGTAGGTGACATTTTCCAAGCAAGGGTCGGTTCAGTCGAGGATTATGGTGCTTTTGTTCATCTGCGCTTCCCAGATG GATCATATCACCTTACCGGGCTTGTCCACGTCTCGGAAGTTTCTTGGGATTTAGTTCATGATGTGAGAGACATCCTTACAGAAGGTGACGATGTGAGGGTCAAAATTATAAATATAGACAG AGACAAATCTAGGATTACTTTGTCAATTAAACAGCTGGAGGAAGATCCATTGCTGGAAACTCTGGACAAAGTAATTCATAAG GAAGCATCCGTCGACACTAATTCCTTGGATTCGGATGGCAACTTTGTTATTGAGCCTCTTCCAGGGCTTGAAACAATAATTGAAGAACTAATGCAAGAGGATGG CATATATGATGTGACAATTACTCGACAAGGATTTGAGAAGCGAGTCGTTTCACAGGATTTACAGCTTTGGTTGTCGAAT GCACCAGCTTCTGGAGATCAGTTTACTCTACTTGCTCGGGCTGGAAGACAG GTGCAAGAAATACAACTGACAACATCACTTGATCAAGAAGGAATAAAAAGGGCTCTACAACGGGTCCTAGAACGTGTACCATAA
- the LOC142168668 gene encoding transcription termination factor MTERF15, mitochondrial-like, whose translation MTIRIIRSFFTSFSNPATLIPNPSRRYFCTNPTVAKRISQYQYPLQFQESSPQRNLIAVSSLLKRYGFPALELTNFLEKNCRLLNLNPIKIEKSLKILLSLKPSQEFLVSVINSCPRVLEYDAIKKWEGGIQGLEEGSNLSSLAVRNILEVSVKFELDYDCVLGSLRCLKDLGVSDITVNKVLETHPMVTMMAADKIHDCFEFVVDAFRIDKVGFDRILCVYPGVLAFGIQNKFKRLLDEFKVLGFNMEVIKKHVLRDPRILALEVGELSRCLELLKSLKCRESIKEDIFHEGAFKAGYEVKLRVDCLRSHGLNLRDAYAVVWKEPRVILYCVEDVEKKIQFLVHVMKVDIQCLVDVPEYLGVNFEKHILPRFEVIDNLRSIGGLGDEVGLRELIKPSRMKFYNLYVKPYPECETIYGRFARNAEVRSQHPVGMWKLFKPQNNPKSKEDIMNIKSYMDSLA comes from the coding sequence ATGACCATTAGGATTATCAGATCCTTTTTCACGTCATTTTCCAATCCCGCTACTCTAATTCCAAATCCAAGTCGCCGCTATTTTTGCACTAACCCAACAGTTGCAAAACGGATATCCCAATATCAATATCCTCTACAATTCCAAGAAAGTTCCCCCCAAAGAAATCTCATTGCGGTGTCTAGTCTTCTTAAAAGATATGGTTTTCCAGCTCTAGAACTTACGAATTTTCTCGAGAAGAATTGTCGTTTACTAAATCTAAACCCCATCAAAATAGAAAAATCTCTAAAGATTCTATTATCCTTGAAACCATCTCAAGAATTCCTTGTGTCCGTGATAAATAGTTGCCCCAGGGTTCTAGAATATGATGCTATAAAGAAATGGGAAGGAGGCATCCAAGGATTAGAAGAGGGATCCAATTTATCCTCCTTGGCTGTGCGGAATATTCTGGAGGTCTCGGTGAAGTTTGAACTAGATTATGATTGTGTTTTGGGGTCTCTGAGATGCCTCAAAGATTTAGGGGTTAGTGATATTACTGTAAATAAGGTTTTGGAGACACATCCCATGGTAACTATGATGGCTGCAGACAAGATTCATGACTGTTTTGAATTCGTCGTTGATGCCTTTAGGATTGACAAGGTTGGATTTGATCGCATTCTCTGCGTCTATCCAGGTGTTTTGGCCTTTGGGATTCAAAATAAGTTTAAGCGATTGCTTGATGAATTTAAAGTTCTGGGCTTTAACATGGAGGTGATCAAGAAACATGTCCTAAGAGATCCTAGAATTCTTGCATTGGAAGTTGGGGAATTATCGCGGTGTTTGGAGCTGCTTAAGAGTTTGAAATGTAGGGAATCTATTAAGGAGGATATTTTTCATGAGGGAGCTTTTAAGGCTGGGTACGAGGTGAAACTAAGGGTTGATTGCTTACGCAGTCATGGGTTAAACTTAAGGGACGCTTATGCTGTGGTATGGAAAGAGCCCAGAGTGATACTTTATTGTGTAGAGGATGTTGAGAAGAAGATTCAGTTTTTAGTGCACGTGATGAAAGTTGATATTCAATGTCTTGTTGACGTTCCAGAGTACCTGGGGGTGAATTTTGAGAAACATATTCTACCAAGATTCGAGGTAATTGACAATTTAAGATCAATAGGTGGACTTGGTGATGAGGTGGGATTGAGGGAGTTGATTAAACCTAGTAGAATGAAATTTTATAACTTATATGTCAAGCCTTATCCAGAGTGTGAAACAATATATGGAAGATTTGCAAGAAATGCTGAAGTGAGAAGTCAACATCCAGTGGGAATGTGGAAGCTTTTCAAACCACAAAATAATCCAAAGTCCAAAGAAGATATTATGAACATTAAGTCGTATATGGATTCGTTGGCGTGA